In Osmia bicornis bicornis chromosome 1, iOsmBic2.1, whole genome shotgun sequence, the following proteins share a genomic window:
- the LOC114876129 gene encoding bone morphogenetic protein 4 — protein MGKLATTGGRVTRDNEEREASVWSVERSGASSCRAFVAVSTDGIVVGGGIVRAVAAAKRKDFIRTTSYSRNVQKDNGNANPSSRWFLEKRGIERLIETIEGDATAFAFSFEKHKRRSRGSLDLGEYRTLVDSRSIERRGIIDRAGGCCRYQFARATSASGGLLILLGLAAIGAALCVPASGVPMQSRTDPYARTGLRYNLDRSTGLEDVYEDAFENAFQEEDRPTTRTVLDDTELDIIRRSIVRGLGLKRIPDPSKANVSQAEYERAHKEYLKKVQSSFDEQNFNGNKKLHVFHATAYPGNDSRSERDERYRHRYRYRHRHRHRLFFPVEIPEENHVASVDHATLRLLLHGSIDHDYNNVLHRFDVDALLYLRAERTRKLLVRKRIELEDWRNSIWLEFDSTLAVSSWLDGDLENFGLELEFFHDGQPVSRTFSSPVLNVFTTGNLNPRTKRSTPEELMSLHKGRRSKCKGESKKCCRHELTVMFKDLRGFDFIVYPKTFDAGYCKGRCPPRYNPAHHHALLQSLLWKEDRKKVPKPCCAPSKLDQLMILYYDEDDSTQLKVSYWQNIQVLECACS, from the exons ATGGGAAAGCTGGCAACGACTGGTGGACGCGTGACCCGTGACAACGAGGAACGAGAGGCATCGGTGTGGTCGGTCGAACGAAGCGGCGCCAGTTCCTGCCGCGCTTTCGTCGCGGTTTCTACGGACGGGATCGTTGTCGGCGGTGGGATCGTTCGGGCTGTCGCCGCGGCGAAACGAAAAGATTTCATCCGTACGACGAGTTACTCGAGGAACGTTCAGAAAGATAACGGGAACGCGAATCCAAGTAGTCGGTGGTTTCTCGAAAAACGGGGAATTGAACGTTTAATCGAGACGATAGAAGGCGACGCGACGGCATTTGCTTTCTCCTTCGAAAAGCACAAACGTCGTTCGAGAGGATCTCTCGATCTTGGAGAGTATCGAACATTGGTGGACTCGAGGAGCATCGAACGGCGAGGGATAATCGATCGCGCGGGTGGTTGTTGCCGTTACCAGTTTGCTCGGGCAACGAGCGCGAGCGGTGGGCTGCTCATCCTCCTCGGATTAGCGGCGATTGGCGCGGCGCTTTGCGTGCCCGCTTCGGGCGTGCCGATGCAGTCGCGAACGGATCCGTACGCTCGAACCGGTCTTCGATACAACCTCGACCGCTCGACCGGTCTCGAGGACGTCTACGAGGACGCTTTCGAGAATGCTTTCCAAGAAGAGGATCGACCGACGACGAGAACCGTTCTCGACGACACCGAGCTGGATATTATCAGACGAAGCATCGTGCGAGGTCTCGGCTTGAAGAGGATACCCGACCCTTCCAAG gCAAACGTGAGCCAAGCCGAGTACGAAAGGGCGCACAAAGAGTACCTGAAAAAAGTCCAGTCGTCCTTCGACGAACAGAATTTCAACGGCAACAAGAAACTACACGTGTTTCATGCTACAG CATATCCTGGAAACGACTCGAGAAGCGAGAGAGACGAACGTTATCGTCACCGTTACCGTTACCGTCACCGTCATCGTCACCGCTTGTTCTTCCCCGTGGAAATTCCTGAGGAAAATCACGTCGCATCGGTGGATCACGCGACGTTGCGTCTACTGCTTCACGGATCGATCGATCACGATTATAACAATGTTTTACATCGATTCGACGTGGACGCGTTGCTTTATCTCCGAGCTGAACGTACGAGGAAGCTGTTGGTTCGTAAAAGAATCGAGTTAGAAGATTGGCGAAATTCGATATGGCTTGAATTCGATTCGACCCTCGCCGTCTCGTCCTGGCTCGACGGTGATCTCGAAAATTTTGGTCTCGAACTCGAATTCTTTCACGACGGCCAACCAGTCAGCCGTACTTTTTCCTCGCCGGTTTTGAACGTCTTCACCACCGGTAATTTAAATCCTAGAACGAAACGCTCGACACCAGAAGAATTAATGTCTCTGCACAAAGGGCGTAGGTCAAAGTGCAAAGGTGAGAGTAAAAAGTGCTGCAGACACGAACTTACCGTGATGTTCAAGGACCTGAGAGGCTTCGACTTTATCGTTTACCCGAAAACCTTCGACGCTGGATACTGTAAAGGTCGATGCCCGCCCAGATACAATCCGGCTCATCATCACGCTCTTTTACAGAGTTTGCTGTGGAAAGAGGATAGAAAGAAAGTGCCTAAACCTTGCTGCGCTCCAAGTAAACTCGACCAATTGATGATCCTTTACTACGACGAAGACGATTCGACTCAATTAAAGGTGTCTTATTGGCAAAACATTCAAGTACTCGAATGCGCTTGCTCCTAA
- the LOC114876135 gene encoding nucleolar GTP-binding protein 1, producing MGLYNFKKIAVVPTAKDFIDIILSKTQRKTPTVVHKSYKITRIRAFYVRKVKFTQQNFHDRLSQIIQDFPKLDDVHPFYADLMNVLYDKDHYKLALGQINIARHLIDNVAKDYVRLMKYGDSLYRCKQLKKAALGRMATIMKRQAANLAYLEQVRQHLARLPSIDPYTRTIIICGFPNVGKSSFINKITRADVEVQPYAFTTKSLYVGHTDYKYLRWQVIDTPGILDHPLEERNVIEMQAITALAHLRAAVLYFCDISEQCGHSLEEQVKLFESIKPLFANKPLTVVMNKADVLRLDELPVEKRTILNALEDKDVPVLEMSTITEVGVMDVKIQTCERLLAFRVDQKIRTKKVEGLLNRLHVAQPTPRDEKIRGPCIPESVLKKKQAMEERSKAKRKLEREIEEEMGDDYVLDLKKNYDIEGEQKFDIIPEIWEGHNIYDYIDPEIFEKLNQLEREEEQREEAGMYDYKVPQLSDTMCEIVQMAKQIREKKAIMKDEARIQKASTKPVMPRTATAKGRDRSVSKLKEQMEDLGIDMQESENAHFTRTRGRSRSLSQPARKRMRLESVSVSRARSSSRPARDEMGVKDGAMKTKLKNIAHKALKKKIARKGLKGEADRFIGTKMPKHLFSGKRGVGKTDRR from the exons ATGGGTTTgtacaatttcaaaaaaattgcGGTCGTTCCCACCGCAAAG GACTTTATCGATATAATATTATCGAAAACACAAAGGAAAACTCCGACCGTTGTCCATAAAAGCTATAAGATCACACGTATACGTGCATTTTACGTGCGCAAAGTAAAATTCACGCAACAAAATTTTCACGACAGACTGTCTCAAATAATACAAGATTTTCCCAAGCTGGACGACGTTCATCCATTTTATGCAGATTTAATGAACGTGTTGTATGATAAAGATCATTATAAATTAGCTCTAGGTCAAATAAATATAGCACGACACTTGATCGATAA TGTCGCAAAGGATTACGTTCGATTGATGAAGTACGGAGATTCGTTGTACCGATGCAAGCAGTTGAAAAAAGCAGCTCTAGGCCGAATGGCGACTATTATGAAAAGGCAAGCTGCTAATTTAGCATACCTGGAACAAGTTCGTCAACATTTGGCTCGGTTACCTAGCATAGATCCCTATACGCGTACCATAATAATATGTGGTTTTCCAAATGTTGGTAAAAGTAGTTTTATAAACAAG ATCACTCGTGCCGACGTTGAAGTTCAACCGTATGCATTTACGACGAAATCGTTATACGTCGGTCATACCGATTACAAATACTTGAGGTGGCAAGTAATCGATACTCCTGGAATTTTAGATCACCCACTCGAGGAACGGAATGTGATCGAAATGCAAGCGATAACCGCGCTCGCTCATTTACGAGCAGCTGTACTTTACTTTTGCGACATATCGGAGCAATGCGGTCACAGTTTGGAAGAACAA GTGAAATTATTTGAATCTATTAAACCTCTATTCGCTAATAAACCTTTAACAGTGGTGATGAACAAAGCAGACGTTCTACGGCTGGATGAACTTCCAGTCGAGAAACGAACGATTTTGAACGCGTTAGAGGATAAAGATGTGCCTGTGTTAGAGATGAGTACAATAACAGAGGTCGGAGTAATGGACGTTAAAATACAAACTTGCGAGCGGCTTTTAGCTTTCCGCGTCGATCAGAAGATAAGAACGAAAAAA GTAGAAGGATTGCTTAATCGTTTACACGTGGCGCAACCAACACCGAGGGACGAGAAAATTCGCGGTCCTTGTATTCCAGAGAGCGttttaaaaaagaagcaaGCAATGGAAGAACGATCAAAGGCGAAACGAAAATTGGAGCGGGAAATAGAAGAGGAGATGGGAGATGATTACGTGCTCGATTTGAAGAAGAATTATGATATCGAGGGTGAACAGAAATTCGATATCATTCCAGAAATATGGGAGGGACACAATATCTATGACTATATCGATCCAGAAATATTCGag AAATTAAATCAACTCGAGAGAGAAGAAGAGCAACGAGAAGAAGCGGGCATGTACGATTACAAGGTACCTCAGTTGTCAGACACAATGTGTGAAATTGTGCAGATGGCTAAACAAATTCGAGAAAAGAAAGCCATTATGAAGGACGAGGCCCGGATTCAAAAAGCTTCCACGAAGCCTGTAATGCCCCGCACAGCTACGGCTAAGGGTCGAGATAGATCTGTATCGAAATTGAAGGAACAAATGGAAGATTTGGGAATCGATATGCAAGAGAGCGAAAAC GCACACTTTACCAGAACCAGAGGACGTTCGAGGTCGTTGTCTCAGCCAGCTAGAAAACGCATGAGATTGGAATCCGTGTCTGTATCGCGAGCTCGAAGCAGTTCGAGACCGGCACGCGACGAAATGGGAGTGAAAGACGGTGCGATGAAAAcgaaattaaagaatatcgCGCACAAGGCTTTGAAAAAGAAGATCGCAAGGAAGGGTTTGAAAGGAGAAGCGGATCGATTCATCGGTACGAAAATGCCGAAACATTTGTTTTCAGGAAAAAGAGGGGTCGGTAAAACGGATCGAAGataa
- the LOC114876137 gene encoding uncharacterized protein LOC114876137: MRIESFENMRYSTLQEQEYGVHSPQSGISSEMDEIIIIDADNVESKNDSPLEEGSVVSNLPLLFANGYPTSLERITLVQLERFVTFMVQCSLGHDATEAITEPQWWPKEVKFSNPLTRPNRVNETWMANLKKLVFRCYTYHRSEYILRFCSYLARYPHEDLEYVSNWDSTTSLYHKNTGKLLVTFRNENMNYDKKYESPRKKLLSCSGVASCNNKSKQQEDIYLCDNCDAEFIGLEKMKEHERVCCEQEHRRHNSPRPVTPDASTVKPELKQDQFLEYFQLCAIGKKSETDKSKNNDAAVEMTVDDSIVRRTSRRVRGSINFTRCPTIPFSSPAGMLLAKRSKAMTEEIQKERLERIERHLVAPVLNDSSRPKWLEAENDRDRWIVTHKPNRERSEHDYVHEYKFVNSVKTKPMLSIKSQLLYVVCRPVYVVLTRLTQKQINDFEQDPSKYRCSVRDVSVDTQRNKIKKE; encoded by the exons ATGCGCATAGAGAGTTTTGAAAATATGAGATACTCGACGTTACAAGAACAAGAATACGGAGTACATTCACCCCAAAGTGGAATATCAAGTGAAATGGATGAAATCATAATAATTGATGCAGATAATGTAGAATCCAAAAATGATAGTCCTTTAGAAGAAGGCTCTGTAGTGTCTAATCTTCCTCTTTTGTTTGCTAACGGATATCCAACATCACTGGAAAGAATCACATTG GTACAATTGGAACGGTTTGTAACGTTCATGGTTCAGTGTTCATTAGGTCATGATGCAACAGAAGCGATCACTGAACCACAATGGTGGCCAaaggaagtgaaattttcaaatcctTTAACAAGACCTAACAGAGTCAATGAA aCTTGGATGGCTAATTTGAAGAAATTAGTGTTCAGGTGTTACACATACCACAGAAGCGAGTATATTTTAAGGTTTTGTTCGTATCTTGCACGATATCCACACGAAGACTTAGAATATGTTAGCAACTGGGATTCTACGACGAGTCTTTATCACAAAAATACTGGGAAATTATTAGTAACGTTTCGTAATGAAAATATG aattatgataaaaaatatgaaagtcCACGAAAAAAGTTGCTGTCTTGTAGTGGAGTTGCTTCTTGCAACAACAAGTCGAAACAACAAGaggatatttatttatgtgaTAATTGCGATGCTGAATTTATAGGTCTTGAAAAAATGAAG GAACACGAACGTGTGTGTTGCGAACAAGAACATAGAAGACATAATTCACCACGGCCCGTAACGCCAGATGCATCGACTGTCAAGCCTgaattaaaacaagatcagTTCTTAGAATACTTTCAGTTATGTGCGATTGGAAAAAAATCAGAGACAGACAAAAGCAAAAACAACGATGCTGCAGTAGAAATGACTGTTGACGATAGTATCGTTAGACGAACTTCCCGTCGTGTTCGTGGATCAATCAATTTTACAAGGTGTCCAACTATCCCTTTTTCCTCTCCTGCCGGTATGTTATTAGCGAAGAGATCAAAAGCAATGACGgaagaaatacaaaaagaaagacTCGAGAGAATAGAGAGACACCTTGTCGCTCCTGTTTTAAATGATTCATCTAGACCAAAGTGGTTGGAAGCGGAAAATGATCGTGACAGATGGATTGTTACGCATAAACCGAACCGTGAAAGATCAGAACATGATTATGTACATGAatacaaatttgtaaattctGTTAAAACGAAACCAA tGTTGAGTATAAAATCGCAATTATTGTACGTTGTTTGTCGACCTGTTTATGTTGTTCTGACACGCTTGACtcaaaaacaaataaatgatTTCGAACAAGATCCATCAAAATATCGATGTTCCGTGCGAGACGTTTCAGTCGATACACAAAGAAACAAAATCAAGAAAGAGTAA
- the LOC114876136 gene encoding GPI transamidase component PIG-T, with amino-acid sequence MTYSKVVLFSIFIASVISTPSHNDFFDEELMLKPLPSNHVYAYFQFTTVWETTKHTNTLQHSHLFPRGLGEIISRHGVDELHLTLTKGLWNYQKWGYPYHDAGPGAEILAWFNKNVVNIDDEWKGLTNALAGLFCASLNFVNPSNSMSPEFTFRPTGIAEHDVNSSRLRYSSLPREIVCTENLTPFKKLLPCDSKKGLVTLLNSAYIHNTNYHSIGVHFRMICSNTPCTKTSLELRQSVSLIYDTVTDISQDWSIRKFFGMGIKGACPLATLSNIYVDISNNNTNHVYELVPYPSAKIVSFRGGQLNEIAVYDIRSHSVKGMFNIGIIHNTAHKASLNYPSILFANRYVIGYGQERGSLVTKIYNNYWQTIDVILLENIPWYLPVYLHSVTITCGAKQIIPLVQRYLPGKERRSPYYLELILRLPPQSVTKFSIEMDYSFLKWQEYPPDANHGFYMGPAIITALLPIARNYTALPLDGSTITSSFNASREGYVVQLRTESLLISLPTPDFSMPYNVICLACTAVALAFGPLHNISTKRLVLKRIEMDWKEKLFSFLIEKIVKPKKKQE; translated from the exons atgaCGTATTCTAAAGtagtattattttcaattttcatcgcTTCCGTAATATCAACTCCATCGCATAATGATTTTTTTGATGAAGAGTTAATGTTAAAGCCATTACCAAGTAATCATGTGTAtgcatattttcaatttactaCTGTATGGGAGACAACAAAACATACAAATACAT TACAACATTCCCATTTGTTTCCAAGAGGGCTTGGTGAAATTATAAGTCGTCATGGGGTAGATGAATTACACCTTACGTTAACCAAAGGATTATGGAACTATCAGAAATGGGGATATCCCTATCACGATGCTGGTCCAGGTGCAGAGATTCTTGCATGGTTCAACAAAAATGTTGTTAA TATCGACGACGAATGGAAAGGGCTTACCAATGCTTTAGCTGGCTTATTTTGTGCCTCTTTGAATTTTGTTAATCCCTCTAACAGTATGTCTCCCGAATTTACATTCCGACCTACAGGCATAGCAGAACACGATGTTAATTCTAGTCGCTTACGTTATTCGTCGTTACCAAGAGAAATAGTTTGTACCGAAAATTTAACACCATTCAAAAAACTACTACCATGTGACTCTAAG AAAGGCTTAGTAACATTATTAAACTCTGCATACATTCATAATACAAATTATCATTCTATTGGAGTACATTTTCGAATGATATGTTCAAACACACCGTGCACAAAAACATCGTTAGAATTACGGCAATCTGTTTCACTGATATACGATACTGTAACAGATATTTCACAG GATTGGTCTATTCGAAAATTTTTCGGAATGGGCATCAAAGGTGCTTGCCCTCTTGCCACGCTAAGCAACATATACGTCGATATATCCAATAACAATACAAATCATGTTTACGAATTAGTACCTTATCCCAGTGCTAAGATTGTTAGTTTTCGAGGAGGACAATTAAACGAAATAGCAGTTTATGATATTAGATCTCATTCTGTTAAAGGAATGTTTAATATCGGAATTATACATAATACCGCACACAAGGCTAGCTTAAATTATCCTTCAATTTTGTTTGCCAATAGATACGTTATTG GGTATGGCCAAGAAAGAGGTAGTTTAGtaacaaaaatttacaataattattgGCAAACAATCGAcgttattttattagaaaatattcCATGGTATTTACCAGTGTATCTACATTCTGTTACAATAACTTGTGGAGCAAAACAGATTATACCGT TGGTACAGCGTTATCTACCAGGCAAGGAAAGACGAAGCCCTTACTATTTGGAATTAATTTTACGCTTACCACCTCAGTCTGTAACCAAATTTTCCATAGAAATGGATTATTCGTTTCTTAAATGGCAAGAGTATCCACCAGATGCTAATCACGGATTTTACATGGGACCTGCTATAATCACGGCACTGCTTCCAATTGCAAGGAATTATACTGCACTACCACTCGATGGAAGTACTATAACATCAAG TTTTAATGCTTCAAGAGAAGGATATGTAGTACAGCTGAGAACGGAATCTTTGCTCATTAGTCTTCCCACACCTGATTTCAGTATGCCGTATAATGTAATTTGTTTAGCATGTACCGCAGTTGCTCTAGCATTTGGCCCGCTTCATAACATTTCAACAAAGAGATTAGTTTTGAAACGAATCGAAATGGattggaaagaaaaattattttcgtttttaatcgaaaaaattgttaaacCCAAGAAGAAACAAGAATAA